A region from the Halobacillus mangrovi genome encodes:
- a CDS encoding FUSC family protein produces the protein MKLGARMMKTGLAVGIALYIGNLFGFISPLLAAIAVVFSIQPSIYRSYQSIIEQLQGNFIGAIIAVVAVFTLGNDPFVVGFAIIIVIGLTTSMKMNENTIALAVVAVIALMDSTDQTFMFFAFSRFTSMILGILAAFIVNLVFLPPRYETRLFKKIDLATTDILQWLRVTTRQLSDEPALKYEITRLQDDMRWVDHTYLLYSEERTYLKGSRFSKGRKMVLFRQLITTTKKSFDVLKAFHRLDSKIEQIPEDFQEALVNELDKLINAHEKLVLSLKGRIKNTHKQSLRKIEEPDIPLLVERLMHVYEESNNPDKLVFLPLASQLMEYHYQLEKLKRLLKSYQSRHQDDYIQTTDK, from the coding sequence ATGAAACTCGGCGCACGTATGATGAAGACTGGCTTAGCTGTCGGAATCGCTCTTTATATTGGGAACTTATTTGGGTTCATATCTCCTTTATTAGCAGCGATTGCCGTCGTCTTTTCCATTCAGCCGTCTATTTACCGTTCTTATCAATCCATTATTGAACAGTTGCAAGGAAACTTTATTGGGGCAATTATTGCTGTTGTTGCAGTATTTACGTTAGGCAACGATCCTTTTGTTGTTGGATTTGCGATCATTATCGTCATTGGGCTGACTACCAGCATGAAGATGAACGAAAATACGATTGCTCTTGCTGTCGTTGCTGTTATCGCTCTGATGGATTCGACCGATCAGACGTTTATGTTTTTCGCATTTTCCCGTTTCACTTCCATGATTTTAGGTATTTTAGCTGCGTTTATCGTCAATCTCGTGTTTCTTCCTCCCCGATATGAAACGCGGCTATTTAAGAAAATTGATTTGGCAACTACTGATATCCTTCAGTGGCTTCGTGTTACGACTAGGCAGCTTTCAGATGAACCTGCTTTAAAATATGAAATTACTCGCCTTCAGGATGATATGCGCTGGGTGGATCACACCTACTTGCTCTACTCAGAAGAACGGACTTACTTGAAAGGCTCACGTTTTTCCAAAGGGCGCAAGATGGTTCTCTTCAGACAATTGATTACGACCACGAAAAAGTCGTTTGATGTATTGAAAGCTTTTCATCGGTTGGATAGTAAAATAGAACAAATCCCTGAAGATTTCCAGGAAGCCCTTGTCAATGAACTGGATAAATTGATCAATGCTCATGAAAAATTGGTATTAAGTCTAAAAGGCAGGATTAAAAATACGCACAAACAATCGCTACGTAAAATTGAAGAGCCGGATATCCCTCTTTTAGTGGAGCGCCTGATGCATGTGTATGAAGAAAGCAACAACCCTGATAAACTCGTTTTCCTGCCTTTGGCTTCTCAACTGATGGAATACCACTATCAGTTAGAAAAATTGAAACGATTATTAAAAAGTTATCAGAGTCGCCACCAGGATGATTACATCCAAACAACGGATAAATAG
- a CDS encoding gamma-type small acid-soluble spore protein, whose product MAKQPKQNKTAAGTDKQHVKQKNQQAAQQGQQNQYGAEFASQTDAQQVRQQNQQSQAKKK is encoded by the coding sequence ATGGCTAAGCAACCGAAACAAAACAAAACAGCTGCTGGTACAGACAAACAACACGTGAAACAAAAAAACCAACAAGCTGCTCAACAAGGTCAGCAAAACCAATATGGTGCTGAATTTGCATCTCAAACTGATGCTCAGCAAGTGCGTCAGCAAAACCAACAATCTCAGGCTAAGAAAAAATAA
- a CDS encoding ABC transporter ATP-binding protein, protein MDSIKRYLHFVQPYKGKIIITVLIGVLKFSIPLLMPLIIKYVIDDIINADMAQSEKFDQLLLIMGGAFFVFLILRPPIEYARQYLAQWIGSHILYDIREKLFDHIQRLSLRFYSKSKTGEIISRVIHDVEQTKTFVITGLMNIWLDMITIVIAIIIMLTMDPWLTLVSIALFPFYGFAVKFFYARLRRLTRDRSQALAQVQGHLHERVQGVPVIRSFALEDHEQKQFDVQNKNFLDKAITHTNWNAYTYSVTNTITDLAPLLVVTFAGYQVITGSLTVGTMMAFVGYMDRVYNPLRRLVNSATVLTQSIASMDRVFEFVDEEYDIVDKPGAKKMTNVHGDVSIENVSFKYDEDEPLVLNNVSLDVKKGETIAFVGMSGGGKSTLISLIPRFYDVTNGRILIDGTDIRDFEARTVRDNIGMVLQDNILFSESIAMNIRMGNPDATDEEMIEAAKAANAHEFIMNLPNGYNTLVGERGVKLSGGQKQRVAIARVFLKNPPLLVLDEATSALDLESESLIQGALERLASNRTTFIVAHRLSTITHADRIVLIENGEIVEVGPHDELMERRGHYYDLYQVQQLDDKNKEYMET, encoded by the coding sequence TTGGATAGTATCAAACGGTATTTACACTTTGTACAGCCATACAAAGGTAAAATCATTATTACCGTTCTAATTGGTGTGCTAAAATTTTCTATTCCATTACTGATGCCGTTAATCATTAAATATGTCATTGATGATATTATCAATGCAGACATGGCTCAGTCAGAAAAATTTGATCAGCTTCTCCTTATCATGGGCGGGGCATTCTTTGTATTTTTGATTCTAAGACCACCAATTGAATATGCGAGACAATATTTAGCCCAATGGATCGGCAGCCACATTTTATATGATATTCGTGAGAAATTATTCGATCATATCCAGCGGTTGAGTTTACGCTTTTATTCAAAATCAAAAACAGGGGAAATCATTTCCCGCGTCATTCACGATGTTGAACAGACCAAGACTTTCGTCATTACAGGACTGATGAACATATGGCTTGATATGATTACAATCGTAATTGCTATTATAATTATGCTGACGATGGATCCGTGGCTGACACTTGTCTCGATTGCTTTATTCCCGTTTTACGGTTTTGCAGTAAAATTCTTTTACGCAAGACTACGCAGGTTAACAAGGGATCGATCTCAGGCGCTGGCTCAAGTGCAAGGACACCTCCATGAGCGCGTTCAAGGTGTACCTGTCATAAGGAGTTTTGCTCTTGAGGACCATGAGCAAAAGCAATTTGATGTGCAAAATAAGAACTTTTTAGATAAAGCTATTACCCATACGAATTGGAATGCTTACACGTATTCAGTCACTAACACGATTACGGACCTTGCACCTTTACTCGTTGTCACCTTTGCAGGCTATCAAGTAATCACAGGTTCTCTCACCGTAGGTACGATGATGGCTTTTGTAGGCTACATGGATCGAGTATATAACCCGCTTCGCAGGCTGGTAAACTCAGCCACGGTCCTCACTCAGTCGATTGCATCCATGGACAGGGTATTTGAATTCGTTGATGAAGAATACGATATCGTGGACAAACCAGGAGCTAAGAAAATGACAAATGTCCATGGTGACGTCTCCATTGAAAATGTGTCCTTTAAATACGACGAAGACGAACCACTCGTTCTGAACAATGTCAGCTTGGACGTGAAAAAAGGAGAGACGATTGCATTTGTTGGGATGAGTGGAGGAGGAAAATCCACATTGATCAGTTTGATCCCGCGTTTCTATGACGTGACCAACGGCCGCATCTTGATCGATGGTACCGACATCCGGGATTTTGAAGCACGTACGGTCAGAGATAATATCGGAATGGTCTTGCAGGACAATATTTTGTTCAGTGAATCGATTGCGATGAACATCAGAATGGGAAACCCGGATGCTACGGATGAAGAAATGATTGAAGCAGCCAAAGCGGCTAATGCTCATGAATTTATCATGAACTTACCGAATGGATATAACACGCTCGTAGGGGAACGTGGCGTCAAGCTTTCAGGTGGGCAGAAGCAGCGTGTAGCGATCGCACGTGTCTTTTTGAAAAACCCGCCATTGCTCGTGCTAGATGAAGCGACATCTGCGTTGGACCTGGAAAGTGAAAGTTTAATCCAGGGAGCCCTTGAACGCCTTGCTTCAAATCGGACAACGTTCATTGTAGCCCATAGGCTCTCAACCATTACGCATGCCGATCGGATTGTTTTAATCGAAAACGGAGAGATTGTTGAAGTTGGTCCACATGATGAGTTAATGGAGCGCCGGGGCCATTATTATGACTTGTATCAGGTGCAGCAATTAGATGATAAAAATAAAGAATATATGGAAACGTAA
- a CDS encoding cytosolic protein: protein MYVGRDLSQLTMESKQTWQDKELGYFHYALSQTAPYLNAEGVTMLREINNEIKRRGGLEEKEATWTHGTHPVID from the coding sequence ATGTATGTAGGAAGAGATTTGTCACAACTGACGATGGAGTCTAAACAGACATGGCAAGACAAAGAGCTCGGATATTTCCACTATGCATTATCCCAGACAGCTCCTTACTTGAATGCAGAGGGAGTTACCATGTTGAGAGAAATCAATAACGAAATAAAGCGCCGTGGAGGCTTAGAAGAAAAAGAAGCGACTTGGACCCACGGCACTCATCCTGTTATTGACTAA
- the ntdP gene encoding nucleoside tri-diphosphate phosphatase: MPGPEAGKAIEIQSYKHNGQLHRVWDSTTVLKGTRHVIIGANDRTVVTESDGRRWVTREPAICYFHSRHWFNIIGMLRNDGVYYYCNISSPFIYEDESIKYIDYDLDVKVYPDMTYKLLDEDEYEIHKRKMNYPHVLDRILYNNIDTLVRWVRQRKGPFSPEFIDQWYERYLTYR, from the coding sequence ATGCCCGGCCCGGAAGCAGGAAAAGCCATCGAAATTCAAAGCTACAAACATAATGGACAATTGCACCGCGTGTGGGACAGCACGACAGTACTCAAAGGCACACGCCACGTTATCATCGGGGCAAATGATCGCACCGTCGTTACAGAAAGTGATGGGCGGAGATGGGTTACCCGTGAACCAGCGATTTGTTATTTTCATTCCAGGCATTGGTTCAATATTATTGGAATGTTAAGAAATGACGGAGTTTATTACTATTGTAATATTAGTTCGCCGTTCATCTATGAAGATGAATCCATTAAATATATCGATTATGACCTTGATGTGAAAGTTTATCCAGACATGACCTATAAATTGTTAGATGAAGATGAATATGAAATTCATAAACGAAAAATGAATTATCCGCATGTACTTGATCGTATTCTATATAATAATATCGATACGTTGGTTCGGTGGGTGCGTCAGCGAAAAGGACCCTTTTCGCCTGAATTCATCGACCAATGGTACGAACGCTATTTAACCTACAGATAA
- a CDS encoding C40 family peptidase yields the protein MNKKKLATAVCGTLLATSVFGSSVLAEQTYKVSSGDTLWGISTKHSTTVSKLKSWNNLNSNLIFIGQQLIVSKSSAPSSPDQPSTPDDTAPPAHTYTVKYGDTLWGIATKNGVTVSALKSKNNLAGNTIFPGQRLTISGKTSSTQPAPSENPPPSHSGVSSSALIKEAKQHMGSPYQWAGSTPAGFDCSGYLKYVFAQLDEYIPRTVAAIYAFDGFNAVSDSNRKPGDVVFFETYKPGASHAGIYLGNNQFIHSGSSSGVTISSMSSSYWSKRYVGTKRYVN from the coding sequence ATGAACAAAAAGAAGTTGGCAACAGCTGTTTGCGGTACATTATTAGCTACTTCGGTCTTTGGGTCTAGTGTTTTGGCCGAACAGACGTACAAAGTTTCGTCTGGCGACACGCTTTGGGGAATCAGTACAAAGCATAGTACGACAGTATCCAAGCTTAAATCGTGGAACAATCTGAACTCTAATTTGATTTTTATTGGACAACAATTGATTGTCAGTAAAAGTTCTGCACCCTCAAGTCCAGATCAACCTTCAACCCCAGATGATACAGCCCCTCCAGCTCATACATACACAGTGAAATACGGAGATACTCTTTGGGGAATAGCAACAAAGAACGGTGTGACGGTCAGTGCTCTTAAATCAAAAAATAACTTGGCAGGAAACACGATTTTCCCAGGCCAGCGTTTGACCATTTCTGGAAAAACCTCTTCAACTCAGCCAGCTCCTTCAGAAAATCCACCGCCTTCCCATTCAGGCGTTTCTAGTTCGGCTCTTATCAAAGAAGCGAAGCAGCACATGGGCTCACCTTACCAATGGGCTGGCTCGACACCAGCTGGGTTCGATTGCAGCGGGTATTTAAAATATGTTTTCGCTCAGCTAGACGAATACATTCCACGTACTGTTGCCGCGATCTATGCGTTTGATGGCTTTAATGCGGTTAGTGATTCTAATCGAAAACCAGGTGATGTGGTGTTTTTTGAAACCTATAAACCAGGAGCCTCTCATGCAGGCATCTACTTAGGAAACAACCAGTTCATTCACAGCGGTTCTTCAAGCGGTGTCACTATCAGTTCTATGAGCAGCAGTTATTGGAGTAAACGTTATGTCGGAACAAAACGCTATGTGAATTAA